A genomic stretch from Microtus pennsylvanicus isolate mMicPen1 chromosome 11, mMicPen1.hap1, whole genome shotgun sequence includes:
- the Tk1 gene encoding thymidine kinase, cytosolic, translating into MNYINLPTVLPGSPSKTRGQIQVILGPMFSGKSTELMRRVRRFQIAQNKCLVIKYAKDTRYSSSFCTHDRNTMDALPACLLRDVAQEALGVAVIGIDEGQFFPDIVEFCELMANAGKTVIVAALDGTFQRKAFGSILNLVPLAESVVKLTAVCMECFREAAYTKRLGTEKEVEVIGGADKYHSVCRLCYFKKSPVKPAPGPDNKENFPVLGQPGEASAVRKLFAPHQVLQHNSAN; encoded by the exons ATGAATTACATCAATCTGCCCACCGTGCTGCCCGGCTCCCCTAGCAAGACCCGGGGGCAGATCCAG GTGATCCTCGGGCCCATGTTCTCAGGAAAAAG CACGGAACTGATGAGACGCGTCCGGCGCTTCCAGATCGCCCAGAATAAATGCCTGGTCATCAAGTATGCCAAAGACACACGCTACAGCAGCAGCTTCTGTACGCATGACCG GAACACCATGGACGCACTGCCGGCCTGCCTGCTCCGGGATGTGGCCCAGGAGGCCCTGGGCGTGGCTGTCATTGGCATCGACGAAGGGCAGTTT TTCCCTGACATCGTGGAATTTTGTGAACTGATGGCCAATGCAGGCAAGACAGTGATTGTGGCAGCACTAGATGGGACCTTCCAGAGAAAG GCTTTCGGCAGCATCTTGAACCTAGTGCCCCTGGCCGAGAGCGTGGTGAAGCTGACTGCCGTGTGTATGGAGTGCTTCCGGGAAGCTGCCTACACCAAGAGGCTGGGCACGGAGAAGGAG GTGGAGGTGATAGGCGGCGCAGACAAGTACCACTCCGTGTGCCGCCTGTGCTACTTTAAGAAGTCCCCTGTGAAGCCGGCCCCCGGaccagacaacaaagagaactTCCCGGTGCTGGGACAGCCTGGAGAGGCCTCAGCTGTCAGGAAGCTCTTTGCCCCTCACCAAGTCCTACAGCACAACTCTGCCAACTGA
- the Afmid gene encoding kynurenine formamidase, translating into MAAPVLSAGEATWKTLSAEELEKQYSPSRWVVRMKAEDVVNAFVETGIQATRKARATRRNQLDVPYGDGEGDKMDIYFPDEDSKAFPLFLFFHGGYWQSGSKDISAFMVNPLTAQGVVVAVVAYDIAPKGTLDQMVDQVTRSIVFLQRRYPSNEGIYVCGHSAGAHLAAMMLLASWTKHGVVPNLQGFLLVSGIYDLEPIIATSQNAPLHMTLEDAQRNSPLQRLEVVPARPVGPACPMLVVVGQHESPEFHRQSREFYETLCHMGWKASFQRLRGMDHFDIIENLTREDDELTQIILKTIFPTL; encoded by the exons ATGGCAGCCCCTGTGCTTTCCGCGGGCGAGGCGACCTGGAAGACCCTGTCTGCAGAG GAGCTGGAGAAGCAGTACTCCCCCAGCAGGTGGGTCGTCCGGATGAAAGCAGAGGATGTTGTCAACGCCTTCGTGGAGACTGGAATCCAGG CCACCAGGAAAGCCCGGGCCACCAGGAGAAATCAGCTGGATGTCCCCTATGGCGATGGCGAGGGGGATAAAATGGACATCTACTTTCCTGATGAGGATTCCAAGG CTTTCCCCCTCTTCCTGTTCTTTCATGGAGGATACTGGCAGAGCGGAAG TAAGGACATCTCGGCCTTCATGGTGAACCCGCTGACAGCCCAAGGGGTGGTCGTGGCTGTAGTGGCTTATGACATTGCACCCAAAG GCACACTGGACCAGATGGTGGACCAGGTGACCCGCAGCATTGTGTTTCTGCAGAGGCGGTATCCAAGCAACGA GGGAATCTACGTCTGTGGACACTCTGCAGGAGCTCACCTGGCTGCCATGATGCTCCTTGCCAGCTGGACGAAGCATGGTGTCGTGCCCAACCTCCAAG GCTTTCTCCTGGTGAGCGGGATCTATGACCTGGAGCCCATCATAGCTACCTCCCAGAATGCCCCTCTGCACATGACCCT GGAAGATGCTCAGAGAAACAGCCCACTTCAGCGCTTGGAGGTGGTTCCAGCGAGGCCTGTGGGTCCAGCCTGTCCTATGCTGGTAGTTGTGGGTCAGCATGAGTCCCCAGAGTTCCACCGACAGTCCAGGGAGTTCTATGAG ACGCTGTGCCACATGGGGTGGAAGGCCTCTTTCCAGCGGCTGCGTGGTATGGATCACTTTGACATCATAGAGAACCTGACCCGGGAGGATGATGAACTCACCCAG ATCATTTTGAAAACAATCTTCCCGACGCTCTGA